The genome window CAGACTCAGCACGAGAGCGTGAGCGAAACTTCAAATGCACAACAAACTACAAATGTCGAAAACTCGACTATGGGGAACACGACTCCTGTTCCTACTGAGCAAAGAGCTTTGCCCCTAGGGATGGAAGCCGGTTCAGGTGCCGAGATCTATCATCGCTACTTCGAACCCGTCGTGGATTGTATTCTGAAGCCTTTCTTCTTCGTAAGTTAGCCTGCTCTGATTCTACTAGTACGTACTAACACAATCTAGGCATCAATTGGTTTCTCAGTTCCCATCACAAAGTTGTTTTCAGGTCCCATTGTTTGGCGCGGGATCATCTACACAGTCCTTATGGCGATCGCGAAGTTGGTTTGTGGCCTTTGGCTGGTCTCCTTCAGCAACCCATTCCAGGTTCTTATGCAGCTTATCCAAAAGCACACGCCTAAATTCAAGCAGTCCCCGAAGGGTTTGGTACCTGGCGCTCAATGCACAGACAACTCTTTTCCTGCAACATCTCAAAATAGGGACAGCGCAGCTCAACGACCAGAAGAGCGTGATGTAGTCCCTCTAGAGCCACTGCCTAACTCGAATACAACTCAGATCGCTGCCCAAGTGCGCAACTCAATACCAGAGCCTGAAAAGTCTCTATCTCTGTATCCAACGTGTATCGTTGGCATTGGTATGATGGCTCGTGGAGAAATTGGCTATTTAATTTCTGCATTGGCTGAAAGCAAGGGTATCTTTGGTCGGCTACCGGACGGTCAGCCATCGGACCTTTTCCTCATCGTCACTTGGGCCATATCACTATGCACAGTGATTGGACCGATATCTGTTGGGTTGATTGTGAATCGAGTCCGGCAGTTGGAGAATGGAAGTCGAAAAGCAAGGGGTGAAAGTAAAAGAAACGTTTTGGGAGATTGGGGAGTGAGCTAGATTATTTTTGCCTTGGTTTGAAAGCTTAAAAGAACTGTACAGTCCATACAGCTGTTGCCAAAATTGGTTTGACTAGAACCCATTCCTAATATTCGAGTAATAAATAATCAAAATCTTGAGAGAGATTGTCGCTATGAAGTGAAACATCCTCCGTCATTCTTCTCAAAAGACCTTGGATACTCTCGAACATGGGAAGATGGCGTATCGATCACTGGAAATACGGTAAAACGAGACTAGCTAGGATAAGAACGCATAGAACGATCTTGGCTAAATAGCAGACCCGTAGCGCCTTCTTCTCGCCTTGAACAAGAACTTCGCAATATTTGGTCATGAGATCTTCATGGAAGCATGCATTCGTTTCATCAAGGTTGGTAGGATTTTTGTTAGTTTTGTGGCTGTGAGTTTCCATCGTAAGATACTGTCGCTGAATATATACACTCTTGTAGGAAGCCAGAGGTTGCTTGTAGCCAGGGCTGTTTGATGCCTGATTTCCAGGCATTTAAATGCAGTTAGTGTAGTGCGAGGGCAGGATCATGTCGACACTACTTGCATATCGTACATCCACCATGTCTAGTCTATTTCTggaatttttaatataacaATAATAACAGACTACTGATAATCAACTCACACCTCACTGTATTTGCGACCTACTTTTAACACTCCCTTAGTACTCTAGTCGACTGTGCTACAGCTACGTGAATTGGTCATTCAATACTTATTAAACTATTGCTTTACCGGCATTCAGGCTGTGATCACGTGACTATAAATCATGGTAACCCATGGAACTCTATAGAATGAAAAGGAGAGACCAGGACACGTGTTCTTTGTGACAAGCTGGTGTAGGCAGCGAACCGGCGAGAAACAGCCAGACTGTGCCTTGTGGCAACATTCAGGAGTCATAACAAGATTATAGATGACTGGTCGAGTGATGATGTGAGCGAAGCTCAGATTTCGACTGTTACAACGTCCGATAGTGACGTGTCTCAGCCCGCAGCGTCAGCCCCGAGAAGCCGACTAAGACCTGCCGGGAGTGCCCTTGCATTTGTGCCATTTGATGACTGGGAGCCAAACCGGTCCTACGAAGGCGAACCGACGATACGCTACAATGTCGAATGGAAACTGTCTGCGAAGAATAGGTGCCAGGCTGGCGAAACAGAGCTAGACATTGTAATATCGCCGCGCAAGTTCTGGAAATACGTCCTTCAGTCGAAGCTGACGGAGGCGAGTGCTGACAAGCCGTGGAAAGAGGACAAAACAAAGCTCGTTCTATCCGTTACCGATCGTAAAACAGGTAAAATCACGAAAGAATATCCAAAATTGGACGTTAAATGGTCGTTCATTGCGCAACGACTTCGTGATTGGAGTCCATTTCTGAACGATGGCAAGAAGATCACCATCATGCTGACATTCTATTACCAAGCTCTTGATCCAGGCAAAGCTGGTAGAGGGGGTGCCACGGCCAATCAGCTGGCGGATCTGGAAGCTAGGACAGCTGGCGTAGGTCGAAGTGCGTGCATCAGGGAGGCATATGCTATCATGCGCTGCCCTGGGCGACCGTGTACAAAAGGGAGTCATTGTTGGCAGGACGGAGGAGTACACCGTCGTGTTCAACCCCATCATATCAGTATGCTTGCCGACCATTTACAGGCAGGGAAGCCGCTGAGCCATGACGATGTTCCCGACGAGTTCCGTCGCTTGGTTAGAGAGGACGAGCGGCAATGGGAAGAGAGGGAACAGAAAGAGCGTGAGAGAACACAAGGCCGTAAGAGACGACGACAAGGCTCGGATGGATCACCGGCTGGTTCGACAGTGGTCCATTGTCATCAAGGCTCAAGTGACGATCCACCAACTCCCAAAATGATCTTCCCAACCTCTCCCCTTCTAAGATCTGACCTacctcgagaagaaggagtcaGGGCGTACAGTGTCTGGCAGCGGTCTCAGGTGAGCACCGAGGAACAGAAGAACCATTATACATCCGCTGAGGAGTTAACGTTAATGCATTGCCTCGACCTTGGTATCCTTGCCAGTAATCCAGAGAGGATGTTCAAATTCTACACCAAGAATGCCATACCGGAAGGCGTGGCATGGCATTTCGTTTGTGATGTTAGGTACTAACTAGCACAACGCGAGAGGGCATACAACGTATAGCATGGAATCATCAAATGACATGGCCTCGAATCTGTTGATATTATACATATCCCTTCAATGAACGTAGATCTGTGCCTTTCTAAAGTGCCCACGCGCGATGTGCGTATCCTGCCCAACTGCATATACCTGCATTTCCAAGTACGACTTAAAGTCACCCTGTATGAGCTCTTCATCCTCCAAACGTCTCTTCCGAATGCGGTTTTTGACAGAGCCAAATAGATACTCGATAGGGTTGAGGTCGGGAGAATACGGTGGTTGCTTTTCTACTATGACACCCGCCGCCGCAAACTTCTCCTTGAGGCTTTGGGAGATGAAGTGAAAAGAGGCGTTGTCCATAAATACGACAGACTTGGGCTCTGGGTATCTGCCACAGAAGGGCAGCAACCTTTCAAGAAACCCCTGGAACAACTCGGTATCTGTATTCTCATGGTACACCTCGCAATATATGACACCATCCAAGGTGTAGGCTGGCAACATCTGTACTCTCTTTCCGCGATGGAATCGCTTGAACTGGACCGGGGTTACTCCTTTGGGGGCGTAACCTCGTTCCACTATCGCCAGTCCGCGATCGCTACCGCTTTCATCGATGAATATCATTTGTTCAGGCTTATAATGGGATCGTCTTTCTATGTAATCGTCACGTAGATCTTGGTTTTGCTCTTTTGCGACGCTCTGTGTCACCTTCCTAGTCCAGCCGACACGTCTCAACATCCTACCAACGGTAACTCTTGACAGGTTGACATGATACATCTTATTGACAAAATCAGCCATATCTTGTTGGGTCATGCACGGATGGCGGTTTAGCCGATCCTGCAAGGCGAGCCACATATTTTCTGTCATGTCCCCAGGCCAGGCGACTGCCTGACGAGGAGCGTCGATTATGCCATATTTGAGTATATTAAATCGTGCGTTACGAACTGTTCGTGCGGTACATCGGCCGATCGTTTTCGCTATTGCTTCGTCCGTAATGACTTCCTCACCTTGTAACTTACTGATGATGACTTTCTCGAGCTCGGTTCGTTGGATTTTCGACAATCGAGGTGCCATGGGTGGAGGGTTGCAAGGTTCAAGTTTGCCCCTTCCTCGCGTCACGGCAACGTGTCCACATTTGCAGCCTACTGACTCATCATCGGAAGACGGATTAAACTTGAACCGAATGTTCATCAGCATTCGTGCAGAAGTATACAGTTGACATTGAGGAATTTTGAACACTGTGTGGAGACACAAACAGAATGGGATAGTGTTTATAAAAGAGGAAGCTA of Fusarium poae strain DAOMC 252244 chromosome Unknown contig_4, whole genome shotgun sequence contains these proteins:
- a CDS encoding uncharacterized protein (TransMembrane:10 (o12-28i35-53o65-83i95-118o124-145i157-178o190-217i247-270o345-365i372-391o)) → MEASISYHEPTITIIAILSGFLILLNLINYSLDKIAYCGLIGQVALGIAWGTPGAKWLSREVEDAVMQLGYLGLILIVFEGGLSTSFKSLKANLGLSFAVAVTGIFFPIGLSFAVMSMLSATPLQAFTAGAALCSTSLGTTFSILGTSGLSATRLGVVLTSAAMIDDVIGLIMVQVISNLGGDSFDVITIIRPIIVSLAFATIVPILCRFIVVPVTLRLNSYRRVNPSSKVSKILSVRQTAFTIHTVYLLSIVIGATFAGTSSLLAAYIAGATISWWDSDVPHVQTQHESVSETSNAQQTTNVENSTMGNTTPVPTEQRALPLGMEAGSGAEIYHRYFEPVVDCILKPFFFASIGFSVPITKLFSGPIVWRGIIYTVLMAIAKLVCGLWLVSFSNPFQVLMQLIQKHTPKFKQSPKGLVPGAQCTDNSFPATSQNRDSAAQRPEERDVVPLEPLPNSNTTQIAAQVRNSIPEPEKSLSLYPTCIVGIDDWSSDDVSEAQISTVTTSDSDVSQPAASAPRSRLRPAGSALAFVPFDDWEPNRSYEGEPTIRYNVEWKLSAKNRCQAGETELDIVISPRKFWKYVLQSKLTEASADKPWKEDKTKLVLSVTDRKTGKITKEYPKLDVKWSFIAQRLRDWSPFLNDGKKITIMLTFYYQALDPGKAGRGGATANQLADLEARTAGVGRRKPLSHDDVPDEFRRLVREDERQWEEREQKERERTQGRKRRRQGSDGSPAGSTVVHCHQGSSDDPPTPKMIFPTSPLLRSDLPREEGVRAYSVWQRSQVSTEEQKNHYTSAEELTLMHCLDLGILASNPERMFKFYTKNAIPEGVAWHFVCDVRY